One region of Arthrobacter sp. StoSoilB22 genomic DNA includes:
- a CDS encoding GntR family transcriptional regulator has translation MTAGITVDLADPVPPFEQIRRQLSSLIAIGVLEPGSRLPTVRSLAADLGIAAGTVARAYKELEQQGLIESRRRNGTIVVGPPQAPNGTIRADAAVMAAVDGLILTARDAGVSDETLIDLLRGRLASKLDS, from the coding sequence ATGACCGCCGGAATCACAGTAGACCTCGCGGATCCCGTACCTCCCTTCGAACAAATCCGCAGGCAACTCAGCTCATTGATTGCCATCGGGGTCCTTGAACCCGGCAGCCGGCTGCCCACGGTCCGGAGTCTGGCGGCAGACCTTGGCATCGCGGCTGGCACGGTGGCACGCGCTTACAAAGAACTCGAGCAGCAGGGATTGATCGAGTCACGACGCCGGAACGGGACAATCGTCGTCGGGCCGCCTCAGGCACCGAACGGCACTATCCGGGCAGACGCCGCGGTGATGGCCGCCGTCGACGGCCTGATTCTGACGGCGCGCGACGCGGGCGTGAGTGATGAAACGCTCATTGATCTTCTCCGCGGGCGGCTGGCCAGTAAGCTTGACTCGTGA
- a CDS encoding thymidylate synthase has product MSIPTPYEDLLRDVMANGTHKSDRTGTGTRSVFGRQLRFDLAESFPLITTKRVHFKSVAVELLWFLRGDSNVKWMQDQGVSIWDEWADADGELGPVYGVQWRSWPTPDGGHIDQISELMTNLASNPDSRRHIVSAWNVSELKDMALPPCHAFFQFYVADGKLSCQLYQRSADTFLGVPFNIASYALLTRMVAQQLGLEPGEFVWTGGDVHVYDNHVDQVSEQLSREPYEYPQLKILRKPDSIFDYTLDDFEVVDYRHHPTIKAPIAV; this is encoded by the coding sequence GTGAGCATCCCCACCCCTTATGAAGACCTTCTGCGCGATGTCATGGCTAACGGCACGCACAAGTCGGACCGCACCGGAACCGGAACGCGCAGCGTTTTTGGCCGTCAGCTGAGGTTCGATCTTGCCGAGAGCTTCCCGCTGATCACCACCAAGCGGGTTCACTTCAAATCCGTGGCGGTGGAGCTCCTGTGGTTCCTGCGCGGCGATTCGAACGTGAAGTGGATGCAGGACCAAGGCGTCTCCATCTGGGACGAATGGGCGGATGCCGACGGCGAGCTGGGCCCCGTTTATGGGGTGCAGTGGCGGAGCTGGCCCACTCCCGACGGCGGGCACATCGACCAGATCTCCGAGCTCATGACCAACCTGGCCTCCAACCCGGATTCCCGGCGGCACATCGTGTCCGCGTGGAACGTCTCCGAACTCAAAGACATGGCGCTGCCCCCATGCCACGCGTTCTTCCAGTTCTATGTGGCTGACGGCAAGTTGTCCTGCCAGCTGTACCAGCGTTCGGCGGACACGTTCCTGGGCGTCCCCTTCAACATTGCCTCGTACGCCCTGCTGACCCGCATGGTGGCCCAGCAGCTTGGGCTTGAGCCGGGCGAATTCGTCTGGACCGGCGGCGACGTCCATGTCTACGACAACCACGTGGACCAGGTTTCCGAGCAGCTCAGCCGTGAGCCGTACGAGTACCCGCAGCTGAAGATCCTCCGCAAGCCGGACTCCATCTTTGACTACACGCTGGATGACTTTGAGGTTGTGGATTACCGCCACCACCCCACTATCAAGGCGCCGATCGCGGTATGA
- a CDS encoding dihydrofolate reductase encodes MSTSSSEVPDQLPGVIFTQETAARMTGIGLVWAQTKAGVIGKDGSMPWHLPEDLKHFSQLTTGHPVIMGRKTWLSFPEKYRPLPGRTNIVVTRNEKWASTPEAEGAVVVSSLDAALLESQFAPGGQKVWIIGGGEIFEQSMGIANLAVITIIDADLEGDTFAPELGDDWAFDAVAPSDGWLTSKNGTNYRFTTWRRNASQESQES; translated from the coding sequence ATGAGCACATCATCTTCAGAGGTTCCGGACCAACTCCCCGGTGTCATCTTCACCCAAGAGACCGCGGCCCGCATGACCGGCATCGGACTGGTGTGGGCCCAGACCAAGGCCGGCGTGATCGGCAAAGACGGATCCATGCCGTGGCACCTCCCCGAGGACCTGAAACACTTCAGCCAGCTCACCACCGGTCACCCCGTCATCATGGGCCGCAAGACGTGGTTGTCATTCCCCGAAAAGTACCGTCCCCTTCCGGGCCGCACCAACATTGTGGTGACCCGTAACGAAAAGTGGGCGTCCACGCCCGAGGCGGAGGGCGCCGTCGTGGTTTCCTCTCTTGACGCCGCGCTGCTGGAATCTCAATTCGCACCGGGTGGCCAGAAAGTGTGGATCATTGGCGGCGGCGAAATCTTTGAACAATCCATGGGCATCGCCAACCTGGCCGTCATCACCATCATCGACGCCGACTTGGAAGGCGACACTTTCGCCCCCGAACTCGGTGATGATTGGGCCTTCGACGCCGTAGCCCCCTCCGACGGGTGGCTCACCTCCAAGAACGGCACCAACTACCGGTTCACCACGTGGCGCCGGAACGCAAGCCAGGAAAGCCAAGAGAGCTAA
- a CDS encoding NF038396 family protein, translating into MLKKPETLFVLGYMLLPLFALISAIVGLTMILGGNKIAGIIVLIVVTQVFTFGAFFTLRKRKAVLLQEHDAGH; encoded by the coding sequence ATGCTGAAAAAACCTGAAACCTTGTTCGTGCTGGGCTACATGCTCCTGCCGCTTTTTGCCCTGATCTCCGCCATTGTGGGACTCACCATGATCCTGGGCGGGAACAAAATTGCCGGGATCATTGTGCTGATCGTTGTCACGCAGGTGTTTACGTTTGGTGCGTTCTTTACCCTGCGCAAGCGTAAGGCAGTCCTGTTGCAGGAACACGACGCCGGCCACTAG
- the asd gene encoding aspartate-semialdehyde dehydrogenase: MTTAANPSVGLVGWRGMVGSVLMQRMQDENDFANINPVFFSTSNAGGAAPTFAQGAGKLEDAFDIETLAKLPIIVTAQGGDYTKQVHGELRNRGWDGLWIDAASTLRMNDDSIIVLDPINRDVIDAGLSGGVKDFIGGNCTVSCMLMGLGGLFKNNLVEWGTSMTYQAASGGGARHMRELLNQFGTLNNEVSSELDDPASAILEIDHKVLAAQRTGVDATQFGVPLAGSLIPWIDADLGNGQSKEEWKAGVETNKILGTGNGTAGKDHIAMDGLCIRIGAMRSHSQALTLKLREDLSVTEIENLLAKDNEWAKVVPNTKEASMADLTPVAASGTLDIPVGRIRKLEMGPEYISAFTVGDQLLWGAAEPLRRMLNIVTGKL, encoded by the coding sequence ATGACTACAGCAGCTAATCCGTCCGTTGGACTGGTCGGTTGGCGTGGCATGGTCGGCTCCGTCCTGATGCAGCGCATGCAGGACGAGAACGACTTCGCCAACATCAACCCGGTATTTTTCTCCACCTCGAACGCAGGAGGTGCCGCCCCGACGTTCGCGCAGGGGGCTGGCAAGCTCGAGGATGCGTTCGATATTGAGACCCTGGCCAAGCTGCCGATTATTGTCACCGCTCAGGGTGGCGACTACACCAAGCAGGTCCACGGCGAGCTCCGCAACCGCGGCTGGGATGGCCTGTGGATCGACGCTGCGTCCACCCTGCGCATGAACGATGACTCGATCATCGTGCTGGACCCCATCAACCGCGACGTCATCGACGCCGGCCTGTCCGGTGGCGTGAAGGACTTCATCGGCGGCAACTGTACGGTTTCCTGCATGCTGATGGGCCTCGGCGGCCTGTTCAAGAACAATCTGGTGGAGTGGGGCACCTCCATGACGTACCAGGCGGCTTCAGGCGGCGGTGCCCGGCACATGCGTGAACTCCTCAACCAGTTCGGCACCCTCAACAACGAGGTCAGCAGCGAGCTGGACGATCCCGCGTCTGCCATTCTCGAAATCGATCACAAGGTCCTCGCCGCCCAGCGCACCGGCGTTGACGCCACCCAGTTTGGCGTGCCCCTGGCCGGATCCCTCATTCCGTGGATCGATGCCGACCTCGGCAACGGCCAGTCCAAGGAAGAATGGAAAGCCGGAGTAGAGACCAACAAAATTCTCGGCACCGGCAACGGCACCGCCGGCAAGGACCACATCGCCATGGACGGCTTGTGCATCCGCATCGGCGCCATGCGTTCACACTCCCAGGCCCTCACGCTCAAGCTGCGCGAAGACCTGTCCGTGACGGAAATCGAGAATCTCCTGGCCAAGGACAACGAGTGGGCCAAGGTTGTTCCCAACACCAAGGAAGCCTCCATGGCTGACCTGACCCCTGTGGCAGCTTCCGGCACCCTGGACATCCCGGTGGGCCGTATCCGCAAGCTCGAAATGGGCCCGGAATACATCAGCGCCTTCACCGTGGGAGACCAACTCCTCTGGGGTGCAGCCGAGCCGCTCCGCCGCATGCTCAACATCGTGACGGGCAAGCTCTAG
- a CDS encoding winged helix DNA-binding domain-containing protein, with protein MPAERTNPTPRVMGRLRLVSQGLLGGGFPTVPDAVRWMTCMQAQDLGSALWAVGQRVPGTAASDVRAALDAGTVVRSWPMRGTLHLVAPEDLQWILGITGGRLMKSLAGRHRELGITSEDISHCRDIAFKTGEALKAAGAPGASREQLFQAFEDAGQITKAQRGIHLLGSLCQLAWLVQGPMAGTNGKVGVQQLFVPFEEWIPDSRELGRAEGIAELLLRYVRSHGPASIKDFAWWSQIPLTEARAALYEVQDRLVELEFGGSSYWLSPETAAMLDDGVPGSRSLLALPGFDEFLLGYQDRSLVLAPEHAELVVPGKNGVFKRIMVSGGEVVGTWARTVNGKTIGVTPEPFAGVLGPAAERSFHAQGRAYLKFMAG; from the coding sequence ATGCCTGCCGAGAGAACCAACCCCACTCCGCGCGTCATGGGCCGGTTGCGGCTTGTCAGTCAAGGCCTGTTGGGCGGAGGCTTTCCCACGGTTCCGGACGCGGTCCGGTGGATGACGTGCATGCAGGCGCAGGACTTGGGTTCAGCCTTGTGGGCCGTTGGGCAGCGGGTACCTGGAACGGCCGCGTCGGACGTTCGCGCCGCCCTCGACGCCGGGACAGTAGTCCGGTCGTGGCCCATGCGTGGGACGCTCCACCTAGTGGCCCCCGAGGATCTCCAGTGGATTCTGGGCATCACCGGTGGCCGGCTGATGAAGTCCCTGGCCGGGCGTCACCGTGAACTCGGCATCACGTCCGAGGACATCAGCCATTGCAGGGACATCGCCTTCAAAACCGGTGAGGCCCTCAAAGCAGCTGGTGCGCCAGGAGCAAGCCGCGAGCAGCTGTTCCAGGCTTTCGAGGATGCCGGTCAGATCACCAAGGCCCAGCGAGGCATTCATCTGTTGGGCAGTCTCTGCCAGCTCGCGTGGCTGGTGCAAGGACCCATGGCCGGAACCAACGGCAAAGTGGGCGTGCAGCAGCTGTTTGTGCCCTTCGAGGAGTGGATTCCGGACTCGCGGGAGCTGGGACGTGCAGAGGGGATTGCTGAGCTCCTGCTCCGCTATGTAAGGAGCCACGGCCCTGCCAGCATCAAGGATTTTGCGTGGTGGAGCCAAATTCCGCTCACCGAAGCCCGGGCCGCCCTCTACGAGGTGCAGGACCGCCTGGTTGAACTTGAGTTTGGGGGCAGTAGCTATTGGCTCTCACCGGAGACTGCGGCAATGCTCGACGACGGCGTCCCCGGCTCGCGCTCGTTGCTGGCGCTCCCGGGGTTCGACGAGTTCCTGCTCGGCTACCAGGACCGGAGCCTGGTGCTGGCTCCTGAACACGCGGAGTTGGTGGTGCCGGGCAAGAACGGAGTTTTCAAACGGATCATGGTGTCCGGCGGAGAAGTGGTGGGTACGTGGGCCAGGACCGTGAATGGCAAGACCATAGGTGTCACGCCGGAACCGTTTGCGGGGGTACTGGGTCCAGCCGCTGAGCGTTCCTTCCACGCCCAGGGCCGTGCCTACCTGAAGTTCATGGCAGGGTGA
- a CDS encoding UDP-N-acetylmuramate dehydrogenase, whose amino-acid sequence MTQTLLSELTTAAVGGPAGNYVEARTEAEIIDAVRSADAAGDKILIIGGGSNLLVSDDGYPGTVLKIASEGFTVNSEDSCGGVSVVVQAGHNWDALVEYSVLHAWSGLEALSGIPGATGATPVQNVGAYGADVSQTIAAVRTWDRERNAVQTFTNSELRFGYRDSILKQTTVEGSPRYVVLTVEFQLPLGRMSAPIRYAELARVLGVEAGKRAYSNDVRREVLRLRASKGMVLDAADRDTYSTGSFFTNPIVPADLASTLPDNAPKYPAGDDGLVKLSAAWLIDQAGFGKGFGLEDSSVSGGRASLSTKHTLAITNRGSATAADMVAIAREVRSGVVERFGIELHPEPLLIGVSL is encoded by the coding sequence GTGACCCAAACGCTGCTTTCTGAACTGACCACTGCTGCCGTTGGCGGCCCCGCGGGCAACTACGTTGAGGCCCGCACCGAGGCGGAGATCATCGACGCCGTCCGGTCGGCCGACGCTGCAGGTGACAAAATCCTGATCATTGGCGGTGGCTCCAATCTGCTGGTCTCCGACGACGGCTACCCCGGAACTGTCCTGAAGATCGCCTCCGAGGGCTTCACCGTGAACTCCGAGGACAGCTGTGGCGGAGTGTCTGTGGTGGTTCAGGCGGGCCATAACTGGGACGCGCTGGTGGAATACTCCGTCCTGCACGCATGGTCCGGCTTGGAGGCGTTGTCCGGGATTCCAGGTGCCACTGGTGCCACTCCTGTGCAGAACGTTGGAGCCTATGGAGCGGACGTTTCACAAACCATTGCGGCCGTTCGGACGTGGGACCGTGAGCGCAACGCAGTGCAGACGTTCACCAACTCGGAGCTCAGGTTCGGGTACCGCGACTCCATCTTGAAACAGACCACCGTTGAGGGCTCGCCCCGCTACGTTGTGCTGACCGTGGAGTTCCAATTGCCGTTGGGGCGGATGAGTGCGCCAATCCGTTACGCCGAGCTGGCCCGCGTGCTGGGTGTGGAGGCAGGGAAACGCGCCTACTCAAACGATGTCCGCCGGGAAGTCCTCCGGCTCCGCGCGTCCAAGGGAATGGTCTTGGACGCAGCAGACCGCGACACCTATTCCACGGGCTCATTTTTCACCAACCCGATTGTGCCTGCGGATCTTGCCTCGACTTTGCCGGACAACGCGCCCAAATACCCAGCAGGGGATGACGGACTGGTGAAGCTTTCCGCTGCCTGGTTGATTGATCAGGCAGGATTCGGCAAGGGCTTCGGACTGGAGGATTCCAGTGTCTCCGGCGGACGGGCCTCCCTTTCCACCAAACACACTCTTGCCATCACCAACAGGGGCTCAGCCACGGCCGCGGACATGGTGGCCATCGCGCGTGAGGTGCGTTCCGGCGTCGTCGAGCGTTTTGGTATTGAACTGCACCCGGAGCCCTTGCTGATCGGCGTTAGCCTCTAG
- a CDS encoding MFS transporter yields the protein MSRWRAAVLASYAASGIAFATWVSRLPAIRDGLNLTPGGIGLLLMCMTVASFISISASGLIVLRLGPQLTTRIGSSMVGAGLVTVGVGTSLAANPLVVAAGLIILGLGTASWNTASNVEGASLERELERHIMPHLHGSFSLGTVAAAGFGAWAAAIHMPVFWHFLISGVVVTASVVTATFWFRAEKTAAVTKTYHPEETDTFQDPSTGPLPIISGEQDGAQQDVAQPDARKTAVPLDNKRLVALAWRDRRTLLIGVLVLGLALAEGAAGDWVALALADGYGQSDAAGAVGYGLFVTFMTIGRFAGTVILDRFGRVVVMRWCSATAVVGLSLFVFSPVPWLAFVALAVWGLGASLGFPVGMSAAADDPVHAAARVSVVSTIGYGAFLCGPPLLGLLAEHFGILHSLLAPLVLLVVSFFLAPLAGRKAAESAQPNEAR from the coding sequence ATGTCGCGGTGGCGCGCCGCTGTTCTTGCGTCCTACGCGGCCAGCGGCATCGCCTTCGCCACGTGGGTTTCCCGGCTTCCCGCCATTCGCGACGGACTGAATCTCACGCCGGGTGGCATCGGTCTTTTGCTGATGTGCATGACGGTGGCGTCCTTCATTTCGATCTCGGCTTCGGGCCTGATTGTGCTGCGGCTCGGTCCTCAGCTGACCACGAGGATCGGCAGCAGCATGGTGGGTGCGGGCCTTGTCACTGTGGGTGTTGGAACCTCCTTGGCGGCCAACCCCTTGGTGGTGGCGGCAGGCTTGATCATCCTGGGCCTGGGTACGGCCAGTTGGAATACCGCATCCAACGTGGAAGGGGCCTCGCTCGAACGCGAATTGGAGCGGCACATCATGCCGCACTTGCACGGTTCCTTCAGCCTCGGAACGGTAGCCGCTGCGGGCTTCGGCGCCTGGGCGGCCGCCATCCACATGCCGGTGTTCTGGCATTTTTTGATCTCCGGCGTAGTAGTGACGGCGTCTGTGGTCACCGCTACCTTTTGGTTCCGCGCCGAAAAGACCGCTGCAGTGACAAAGACCTACCACCCTGAAGAGACCGATACTTTCCAGGACCCCTCCACCGGCCCGCTGCCCATCATCTCCGGCGAGCAGGACGGCGCTCAGCAGGACGTCGCTCAGCCGGATGCCCGTAAGACTGCCGTCCCGCTGGACAACAAGCGGCTCGTGGCTTTGGCATGGCGTGATCGCCGGACTCTACTGATCGGTGTCCTGGTCCTTGGCCTGGCATTGGCCGAAGGAGCCGCGGGGGACTGGGTGGCCCTGGCACTTGCCGACGGTTATGGGCAGTCCGATGCCGCAGGCGCTGTGGGTTATGGGCTCTTTGTGACGTTCATGACCATTGGCCGTTTCGCGGGAACGGTCATCCTGGACCGTTTCGGGCGGGTGGTGGTGATGCGCTGGTGCTCGGCCACCGCCGTCGTGGGTCTTTCACTCTTTGTGTTTTCTCCGGTTCCGTGGCTCGCGTTCGTGGCGTTGGCGGTATGGGGTCTGGGCGCTTCGCTCGGGTTCCCGGTGGGTATGTCCGCCGCCGCCGATGATCCAGTGCACGCGGCGGCCCGTGTATCGGTAGTTTCCACCATTGGTTACGGTGCCTTCCTGTGTGGCCCTCCGCTCCTGGGGTTGCTGGCTGAACATTTCGGCATCCTGCATTCGCTGCTGGCACCCCTGGTTCTGCTGGTGGTCAGTTTCTTCCTGGCACCCCTGGCTGGCCGCAAGGCGGCGGAGTCGGCGCAGCCCAACGAAGCCCGTTAG
- a CDS encoding MaoC family dehydratase, producing the protein MSPTFEELTVGQEIGTRSIDVTRQDLVKYAGASGDFNPIHWNESFATSVELPGVIAHGMFTMGAAVQLVSDWAGDPAAVVDYQTRFTKPVLVTDTTGTDEAGAVIDVTGVVGALDADARTVRVDLTVVAGGQKVLMKSQAVVKVS; encoded by the coding sequence ATGAGCCCTACATTCGAAGAACTGACGGTCGGCCAGGAAATCGGTACCCGCAGCATTGACGTCACCCGTCAGGACCTGGTGAAGTACGCCGGAGCATCGGGCGACTTCAACCCGATCCACTGGAACGAATCTTTCGCCACCTCCGTGGAACTGCCGGGCGTCATCGCCCACGGCATGTTCACCATGGGCGCCGCAGTGCAGCTGGTGAGCGACTGGGCCGGGGACCCTGCCGCCGTCGTCGATTACCAGACCCGCTTCACCAAGCCCGTCCTTGTTACCGATACCACTGGCACCGATGAGGCCGGCGCTGTCATTGACGTGACCGGTGTTGTGGGAGCGCTCGACGCCGATGCCCGCACCGTGCGCGTCGACCTCACCGTCGTTGCGGGTGGACAGAAGGTCCTCATGAAATCGCAGGCGGTTGTGAAGGTCTCTTGA
- a CDS encoding MaoC family dehydratase N-terminal domain-containing protein, whose protein sequence is MSINPDLQGRSYPAAEVYDVGREKIREFAKAVKASNPAHFDVEAAKALGHSDLVAPPTFAIIVAQRADAQLVQDPESGIDFSRVVHADQRFTHHRAIVAGDRLVAELHVDGVRAMGGGAMITTRSEISTEAGEKVATTTSSILVRGEGQ, encoded by the coding sequence ATGAGTATCAATCCGGACTTGCAGGGCCGTAGCTACCCTGCCGCAGAGGTATACGACGTCGGCCGTGAAAAGATCCGCGAGTTCGCCAAGGCTGTGAAAGCCAGCAACCCCGCGCATTTTGATGTTGAGGCAGCCAAAGCCTTGGGCCACAGCGACCTCGTTGCCCCGCCAACGTTTGCCATCATCGTCGCCCAGCGTGCCGACGCCCAGCTCGTCCAGGATCCGGAGTCGGGCATCGACTTTTCCCGGGTGGTCCACGCCGATCAGCGTTTCACGCACCACCGCGCCATTGTTGCCGGTGACCGCCTCGTGGCCGAACTGCACGTTGACGGTGTCCGGGCCATGGGCGGGGGAGCCATGATCACCACACGCTCCGAGATTTCCACCGAAGCCGGCGAGAAGGTCGCCACCACAACCTCGTCCATCCTGGTCCGCGGAGAGGGACAGTAA
- a CDS encoding DUF3188 domain-containing protein, producing the protein MLEQFWATASTSYKVLVFGAMGLIAVGLVLSIVGNTSGNQGLAIASLPIIGVGLLLHVAGLVVRGQKIRKSYKK; encoded by the coding sequence GTGCTGGAACAATTTTGGGCCACGGCCTCCACATCGTACAAAGTGCTGGTTTTCGGTGCCATGGGACTGATTGCCGTCGGGCTCGTCCTGTCCATTGTGGGGAACACGTCAGGGAACCAAGGCCTGGCCATCGCTTCGTTGCCCATCATTGGTGTCGGGCTGTTGCTCCACGTTGCCGGGCTTGTGGTGCGCGGCCAGAAGATCCGCAAGAGCTACAAGAAGTAA
- a CDS encoding DUF2797 domain-containing protein, with the protein MLVHGVAWDSSSPSLRIFTPDEEFVDMALARGSALGLRVLPGLWCLGHTKVHGPGDRTHVPCRSGSPAERAKQCGACFARDDSRLMHDFHRGTSVPTGLHAYLMQPHWLYVATFANGATKVGTASAPRKWNRLAEQGAVHASYVAHAEDGRVVRVLEDLVTRELGLVQQVRSAAKVAGLVEPRAAVELSTVNRQHAGRVRELLGGLAMTGYAVVEEEWERPALADALCTARAQGGLRHPYPATFDGGGHGLRIHSVSGAIALAALPDATGTEVEGSFVADLGALKGRKIEFGPHTTEIPALQDSLF; encoded by the coding sequence ATGCTGGTCCACGGAGTCGCGTGGGATTCGTCGTCCCCTTCGCTGCGTATCTTCACGCCGGACGAGGAGTTCGTTGATATGGCGTTGGCCCGGGGTTCAGCCCTGGGCCTGCGCGTTCTCCCGGGTTTGTGGTGCCTTGGGCACACGAAGGTCCACGGCCCGGGGGACCGCACCCATGTTCCGTGCCGCAGCGGTTCCCCAGCCGAGCGTGCAAAGCAATGCGGGGCCTGCTTTGCGCGGGACGACTCCCGCCTGATGCACGACTTCCACCGCGGAACATCCGTTCCCACCGGCCTCCATGCTTACCTGATGCAGCCTCATTGGCTCTATGTGGCCACGTTCGCGAACGGTGCCACCAAAGTGGGGACTGCCTCTGCGCCCCGAAAATGGAACCGGCTTGCTGAGCAGGGAGCTGTGCACGCTTCCTATGTGGCACACGCTGAAGACGGACGCGTTGTTCGCGTTCTCGAGGACCTCGTGACCCGCGAACTCGGCCTCGTCCAGCAAGTCCGCTCCGCGGCCAAGGTGGCGGGCCTCGTGGAGCCGCGTGCCGCCGTCGAGCTTTCAACCGTGAACCGTCAGCACGCGGGCAGGGTGCGTGAGTTGCTGGGCGGGCTGGCCATGACAGGTTACGCCGTTGTGGAGGAAGAGTGGGAGCGGCCGGCATTGGCCGACGCGCTGTGTACCGCCCGCGCCCAGGGCGGCTTGCGGCACCCCTACCCGGCAACGTTCGACGGCGGCGGGCACGGTTTGCGGATTCATTCAGTGTCAGGGGCGATCGCCTTGGCGGCCCTGCCCGACGCAACGGGGACCGAGGTGGAGGGCAGTTTTGTGGCGGACCTGGGTGCGTTGAAAGGCCGCAAGATCGAGTTCGGCCCCCACACCACGGAAATCCCGGCCCTGCAGGACTCCCTGTTCTAG
- a CDS encoding CoA ester lyase translates to MTSSIAAESVRPTRNIPADIARSWLLVNAMKTELFDESAGSRADAIILDIEDAVDPSQKDMARENVVNWLTAGGKAWVRINDATSKFWADDLAGLRGTPGLLGVMLAKTESSDQVTESFHRMDGKTPVIALVESALGIEEANHIARAQGAFRLAFGSGDFRRDTGMAATPEAMAYPRAKLVVASRVGNLPGPIDGPTVGTNHPILREQTGITVTMGMTGKLCLAIDQTTVINEVISPTPSDVAWATDFMNDFEANGRVIRDGSDLPRLGRAEKIMKLAVAFGVQPSL, encoded by the coding sequence ATGACGTCTAGCATCGCCGCCGAATCAGTTCGGCCTACCCGCAATATTCCCGCCGACATCGCCCGTTCATGGCTCCTTGTGAATGCCATGAAAACGGAGCTTTTTGACGAATCCGCGGGTTCACGGGCAGACGCCATCATCCTTGACATCGAAGACGCAGTTGACCCTTCGCAGAAGGACATGGCCCGCGAGAACGTAGTCAACTGGCTGACCGCCGGTGGCAAGGCCTGGGTCCGCATCAATGACGCAACCAGTAAGTTCTGGGCCGATGACCTCGCCGGCCTGCGCGGCACCCCCGGCCTGCTCGGCGTGATGCTGGCAAAGACCGAGTCCTCAGACCAGGTCACCGAGAGCTTCCACCGCATGGATGGCAAGACCCCCGTCATCGCGCTGGTTGAGTCAGCCCTTGGCATCGAGGAAGCCAACCACATTGCCCGCGCGCAGGGTGCTTTCCGCCTGGCGTTCGGCTCCGGCGACTTCCGCCGCGACACCGGCATGGCAGCCACCCCGGAGGCCATGGCGTACCCGCGTGCAAAGCTCGTTGTCGCCAGCCGCGTAGGTAACCTGCCGGGCCCCATCGACGGTCCCACCGTCGGCACCAACCACCCCATCTTGCGTGAGCAGACCGGCATCACAGTGACCATGGGCATGACCGGCAAGCTTTGCCTGGCCATCGACCAGACCACTGTGATCAACGAGGTCATCAGCCCCACGCCGTCGGACGTCGCCTGGGCCACGGACTTCATGAACGACTTTGAGGCCAACGGCCGTGTCATCCGCGATGGCTCCGACCTCCCACGTCTGGGCCGCGCCGAAAAGATCATGAAGCTCGCAGTGGCCTTCGGAGTCCAGCCTTCCCTGTAA